A genomic window from Anthocerotibacter panamensis C109 includes:
- a CDS encoding ABC transporter permease — MALESLWSNKLRTGLTMLGVVIGIASVIAITSVGQGVQKATERQLQTLGTDVLLVLAGSARQGSVSQASGSATTLTWEDARALEQQVLAAQSVSAFLLRPVQVVYGGGNTSTTAVGTDLNYPTVKSFYPNQGRYFNRLELDSAQRVATIGYKVRDRLFGPTGQAVGERIRVQGERYTVVGVMEPKGALGNVDQDDRIYIPLSTMSARLVGNNALSGVAINGLWIKARNERDLDAAQFQVTNLLRLRHNIYPPQEDDFTLNNQVDLLNTLGTVVGLFTVMVVAIGGISLVVGGIGIANIMLVSVVERTREIGVRKALGATRAAVLKQFLAEAVLVSLVGGILGIGTGIAIAFLAASGLQLPFVLSPGPVVIGFGLSFFVGLIAGVIPARNAAKLDPIAALRSD; from the coding sequence ATGGCGCTGGAGAGCCTCTGGAGCAACAAGCTGCGCACGGGGCTCACCATGCTCGGAGTCGTCATCGGCATCGCCTCGGTCATCGCTATCACCTCCGTGGGCCAAGGCGTCCAAAAGGCTACAGAGCGACAGCTTCAGACCTTGGGGACCGATGTCTTGCTAGTCTTGGCCGGTTCCGCGCGCCAGGGTTCTGTCTCTCAAGCGTCTGGTTCTGCCACGACCTTGACTTGGGAGGATGCCCGTGCTCTTGAGCAACAGGTCCTTGCCGCCCAATCCGTCTCAGCCTTTCTGCTTAGGCCCGTGCAGGTGGTCTATGGGGGGGGCAACACCTCGACTACGGCGGTGGGGACAGACCTAAATTATCCGACGGTCAAGAGTTTTTATCCCAACCAAGGGCGCTATTTCAACCGCTTGGAGTTGGACTCGGCCCAACGGGTAGCTACCATCGGCTACAAAGTCCGCGACCGGCTCTTTGGCCCAACGGGTCAGGCCGTGGGCGAGCGTATCCGGGTCCAAGGCGAGCGCTACACAGTGGTGGGCGTCATGGAGCCAAAGGGAGCCTTAGGGAACGTGGACCAAGACGACCGTATTTACATCCCGCTCTCGACCATGTCCGCCCGTTTGGTCGGCAACAACGCCCTTTCCGGGGTCGCCATCAATGGCCTTTGGATCAAGGCCCGCAACGAACGAGACCTGGACGCAGCGCAGTTTCAGGTGACCAATCTGCTCAGGCTGCGTCACAATATTTATCCACCCCAGGAAGACGATTTCACACTCAATAATCAGGTGGACCTGCTCAATACCCTGGGCACAGTGGTCGGTCTTTTTACAGTGATGGTGGTGGCGATTGGGGGGATTTCGCTGGTCGTGGGCGGGATTGGCATTGCTAATATCATGCTTGTCTCAGTCGTAGAGCGGACTCGGGAGATTGGGGTACGCAAGGCGCTCGGGGCGACCCGTGCTGCCGTGTTAAAGCAGTTTCTGGCAGAGGCGGTCCTAGTCTCGCTAGTCGGGGGCATTCTCGGGATTGGGACGGGGATCGCGATTGCCTTTTTGGCGGCCTCGGGATTACAGTTACCTTTTGTGCTCTCCCCAGGACCCGTTGTCATCGGTTTTGGTCTTTCGTTTTTTGTCGGGCTGATAGCAGGGGTCATCCCAGCCCGCAACGCGGCTAAACTGGACCCTATTGCTGCTCTTAGGAGTGATTGA
- a CDS encoding ABC transporter ATP-binding protein: protein MENMIQMDRITKTYRLGEMDVPVLKGIDLVVAAGEYVSIMGMSGSGKSTLMNIIGCLDRPTSGQYTLENRDLTVLDDDELAYIRNQRIGFVFQQFNLLPRLTALENVMLPMVYAGVSKENRRERAQQALTLVGLADRLTNRPSQLSGGQQQRVAIARALVNRPALVLADEPTGALDTRTSQEVMHLLTELNNQGITIVIVTHEADVAAQTKRVIRVQDGLVVDVMSKV, encoded by the coding sequence ATGGAAAACATGATCCAAATGGACAGGATCACCAAGACCTACCGCCTCGGGGAAATGGATGTCCCGGTGCTCAAGGGGATTGACTTGGTGGTGGCTGCGGGTGAATACGTGTCGATCATGGGGATGTCGGGCTCGGGCAAATCTACCCTGATGAATATTATTGGTTGCTTGGACCGTCCCACGAGCGGTCAATACACCCTGGAGAACCGCGATCTCACCGTCCTTGACGACGATGAGTTAGCTTACATCCGCAACCAACGCATCGGGTTTGTCTTTCAACAATTTAATCTTTTGCCGAGGCTCACGGCTTTAGAGAATGTGATGTTGCCCATGGTCTATGCCGGGGTGAGCAAGGAGAACCGTCGCGAGCGAGCACAGCAGGCATTGACGCTGGTGGGTTTGGCGGATCGCCTCACCAATCGTCCCAGCCAACTCTCCGGGGGTCAACAACAACGCGTCGCCATCGCCCGCGCGCTGGTCAATCGTCCGGCTTTGGTCCTAGCGGATGAACCGACGGGAGCTTTGGACACGCGCACTTCTCAGGAAGTGATGCACCTGCTGACAGAACTCAATAATCAGGGCATCACGATTGTGATTGTGACCCACGAAGCGGATGTTGCTGCTCAGACGAAGCGGGTGATTCGGGTGCAGGATGGTTTGGTGGTAGATGTGATGAGTAAGGTGTAG
- a CDS encoding aldose epimerase family protein encodes MFTVDQKQGLYVVYLLQDEAAHCAIEVVPERGGIITRWTVAGQEILYLDQERFAHPEYSVRGGIPILFPICGNLPENTYTYQGQTYPLKQHGFARDLPWTVIGQETTQGAQLTLQLLSSEQTRAIYPFDFELIFTYRLQGDTLTLQQRYTNIGDEPMPFSTGLHPYFLAIDKSQLRLAIPATQMVDQRTKMTLPFTGSFDFGATEIDVAFRELSTPQASVVDLERGLSVALQADPVFSTLVFWTLQGKDFYCLEPWSAPRNSLNSGENLLWLAAGASRELTIRLAVYPV; translated from the coding sequence ATGTTCACTGTTGACCAGAAGCAAGGACTGTATGTCGTCTATCTGTTACAGGATGAGGCGGCTCATTGCGCCATCGAAGTGGTGCCCGAGCGCGGCGGGATCATCACCCGTTGGACCGTGGCAGGGCAGGAAATCCTCTATCTAGACCAAGAGCGCTTCGCCCATCCCGAATATTCCGTGCGCGGCGGTATCCCGATTCTATTTCCCATCTGCGGCAATCTACCGGAGAATACCTACACCTATCAAGGGCAAACCTACCCCCTCAAGCAACACGGTTTTGCTCGAGACCTGCCTTGGACAGTGATTGGACAGGAGACTACGCAAGGAGCGCAGCTAACCCTCCAACTGCTGAGCAGTGAACAGACTCGGGCTATCTATCCCTTTGACTTTGAACTAATCTTTACCTATCGGCTCCAGGGCGATACCCTCACCCTCCAGCAGCGCTATACGAACATCGGGGATGAGCCCATGCCTTTCTCCACAGGGCTGCACCCCTACTTCCTAGCTATAGACAAGAGCCAATTGCGCTTGGCTATCCCCGCAACTCAGATGGTAGACCAGCGTACTAAAATGACTTTGCCCTTTACAGGCAGCTTTGACTTCGGTGCCACAGAAATTGATGTAGCTTTCCGGGAACTGAGCACCCCCCAAGCTTCCGTAGTAGACCTCGAGCGCGGGCTGAGCGTTGCGCTACAGGCTGACCCCGTCTTTAGTACCCTGGTCTTCTGGACGCTCCAGGGTAAAGATTTTTACTGCCTGGAGCCCTGGAGCGCCCCGCGCAACAGCCTCAATAGTGGTGAAAATTTACTTTGGCTTGCTGCAGGGGCAAGCCGTGAACTGACGATCCGGCTAGCAGTTTATCCGGTGTAG
- a CDS encoding HAD family hydrolase, with amino-acid sequence MNSLPTANPSPVAQPHSVSAVIFNLQGILLADSKIQRQVTEELLQNWGIVLKPGEYRQVCLGRSDYEGLWAILERRGRAVNEQVVAELVRRKQHLYRERITRALPPMPGAHTCLEQVRQRGLLCALVSSLPQVDGEWILTQLGYRDYFSAVVYAADQPADQLERGSYDLVCRRLPGNLDPWSCLVIESTYAGILAAQSLGMLVLALPSSVPFHMLQRRADWVVDRLDQIDWEELFTPLGSKRLVT; translated from the coding sequence ATGAATTCTTTGCCCACCGCTAATCCATCTCCTGTGGCCCAACCCCACTCGGTAAGCGCGGTTATCTTTAATTTGCAGGGCATCCTCCTCGCCGACAGCAAGATCCAGCGCCAGGTGACCGAAGAACTCCTCCAGAACTGGGGCATTGTACTCAAGCCAGGAGAGTATCGGCAGGTATGTCTGGGCCGCTCCGACTACGAGGGGTTATGGGCCATTCTGGAGCGCCGGGGACGGGCGGTCAATGAGCAAGTGGTAGCTGAGTTAGTCAGACGCAAGCAGCATCTATACCGAGAGCGCATCACCCGTGCCCTACCCCCTATGCCCGGAGCCCACACTTGCCTGGAGCAAGTCCGCCAACGCGGGCTTCTATGTGCCCTAGTATCCTCGCTACCGCAAGTAGATGGGGAGTGGATTTTGACACAGTTGGGCTATCGGGACTATTTCAGCGCTGTAGTCTACGCCGCAGACCAGCCCGCAGACCAATTGGAGCGCGGGAGCTATGATCTGGTGTGCCGACGCCTGCCAGGGAACCTCGATCCCTGGTCCTGTCTGGTGATTGAGAGTACCTACGCCGGTATTCTCGCTGCTCAGTCTTTAGGGATGTTAGTCCTGGCTTTACCTTCCTCTGTGCCTTTCCATATGCTCCAGCGACGGGCAGACTGGGTGGTAGACCGCCTAGACCAGATTGATTGGGAGGAACTATTTACCCCCCTCGGTAGTAAGCGTTTGGTAACGTGA
- a CDS encoding tetratricopeptide repeat protein produces MKNNRWIGGLLALGLLAVQPLVGSVTAQVALVTPPRLDPERTDRQARILGDQAAQFARGGRYPESANLLELALQLSPEIPELYTLLGQVYLAEDKSAKAVTLLRRGLEVAPKDSSLYFTLGQAHIRAKNYPASIDAYERGIQLNSKDAFPYFDLGNAYYLAQNPDKALASYRLAVERKADFWQAINNIGLLTYEQGDPVAAIEQWQKATALDEKAAEPRLALGVALYMKGERAKGLNLALEALKLDRSYADPSFLKDQLWGDKLVTATRQVLDVPEVKNFLKRKS; encoded by the coding sequence GTGAAGAACAATAGATGGATAGGTGGGCTACTGGCGTTGGGCTTGCTTGCGGTTCAGCCCCTGGTTGGGTCGGTCACAGCTCAGGTGGCCTTGGTCACCCCGCCCCGGTTAGACCCGGAACGCACCGACCGGCAGGCGCGTATCCTGGGGGACCAAGCTGCTCAATTTGCCCGTGGCGGACGCTATCCAGAGTCCGCTAATCTCCTGGAGTTGGCCCTGCAACTCTCCCCGGAAATCCCAGAACTCTACACGCTCCTAGGGCAGGTCTATCTAGCTGAGGACAAGTCAGCTAAAGCAGTTACCCTCCTGCGTCGGGGGCTGGAAGTCGCCCCTAAAGACAGCAGCCTTTATTTCACCCTGGGGCAGGCTCATATCAGAGCCAAGAATTATCCCGCCTCCATTGACGCCTACGAGCGGGGGATACAACTCAACAGTAAGGATGCTTTCCCTTACTTTGATCTGGGAAATGCCTACTATTTAGCCCAGAACCCTGATAAGGCCCTCGCTAGCTACCGGTTGGCGGTTGAGCGTAAGGCTGATTTCTGGCAAGCCATCAACAACATTGGTCTGTTGACCTATGAGCAAGGCGACCCGGTTGCTGCTATCGAGCAGTGGCAAAAGGCCACAGCCCTTGATGAAAAAGCCGCTGAACCGCGCCTTGCGCTGGGCGTTGCCCTCTATATGAAAGGGGAGCGGGCCAAAGGTCTCAATCTGGCTCTCGAAGCGCTCAAACTAGACCGCAGCTACGCCGACCCGTCCTTCCTCAAAGACCAACTCTGGGGGGATAAGTTGGTCACCGCTACACGGCAGGTCTTGGATGTGCCCGAGGTCAAAAACTTTCTCAAGCGCAAATCCTGA
- a CDS encoding ABC transporter permease, translated as MSKAISSLESTRAPGTVPGLLSAEFWQETLALTRRWFIQLKRRPTSLVLGIAYPLMFLLLFGAAFQNAPRGFLGGATGNYLQFIAAGIIIFTAFGSALNSGLPIVFDREFGFLNRILVAPLVSRLSIVFASSIYIVALSLVQTAVVMGVCALMGANFAAGWGGLPVLILAVVLLVVGFTALSLGLAFVVPGHIEILGILLVLNLPLLFTSTALTPLAFMPPWLQWVASLSPLTWAIEPVRHLYVMPDWSLTTPILNAPWGQLTLEGALLALLLFDLVAVALVGNLLKKALR; from the coding sequence ATGAGTAAAGCCATCAGCTCCTTAGAGAGCACCCGTGCCCCCGGTACTGTGCCTGGACTCCTGTCGGCGGAATTTTGGCAGGAGACCTTAGCTCTGACCCGGCGCTGGTTTATCCAACTCAAGCGCCGTCCGACGAGTCTAGTCCTGGGTATCGCCTACCCGCTGATGTTCTTGCTCTTGTTTGGGGCGGCTTTCCAGAATGCGCCGCGGGGCTTTTTGGGCGGGGCTACTGGCAATTATCTACAGTTCATCGCAGCGGGCATCATTATTTTTACGGCGTTTGGCTCGGCTCTCAACTCGGGGTTGCCCATCGTCTTTGACCGGGAATTTGGCTTCCTTAACCGCATCCTGGTCGCGCCCCTGGTCTCGCGCCTGTCCATCGTCTTCGCCTCCTCCATTTATATCGTGGCCCTGAGCCTCGTTCAGACCGCTGTGGTCATGGGGGTCTGTGCGCTGATGGGGGCGAATTTCGCGGCGGGGTGGGGGGGCTTGCCGGTCCTGATTTTAGCTGTGGTCCTGCTCGTGGTGGGCTTCACTGCCCTCAGTCTGGGGCTTGCCTTCGTGGTGCCGGGGCATATTGAGATCCTGGGGATCCTCCTGGTACTCAATTTGCCCTTGCTTTTCACTAGTACTGCCCTCACCCCGCTCGCTTTTATGCCTCCTTGGTTGCAGTGGGTGGCCTCGCTCAGTCCACTGACCTGGGCCATTGAGCCGGTGCGCCATCTCTACGTGATGCCGGATTGGTCCTTGACTACGCCCATTCTCAACGCGCCTTGGGGCCAACTGACCTTGGAAGGAGCACTCCTGGCGCTGCTCCTGTTTGATCTGGTTGCGGTCGCTCTAGTTGGAAACCTCCTCAAAAAGGCTCTGCGTTAG
- a CDS encoding cellulose synthase family protein has translation MPDWLTLLLLVVNSLTAGWLFLYGINAYWLTAHRQNPRPIPPMPTSWPLVTIQLPIYNELYVAHRLLDAVCCLDYPRELLHIQVLDDSTDETQVLLQAQVARYQRQGLSVVYLHRADRAGFKAGALRAAEEAVRGDFVAVFDADFTPTPDWLKHTLPYFADAGVGVVQTRWGHLNRSYSLLTRLQALGIDGHFTVEQQARDREGYWLNFNGTAGIWRMAAIRAAGGWQADTLAEDMDLSYRAQLAGWRLVYVQDIVAPAELPVAISAYKLQQFRWAKGSIQCAKKLLGRVFAESAPTGRKFQALLHLTGYSAHPLMVLILLLLLPLLSVPWVPKHPLSMVWGTLMVPATFGPPLLYLTAQRDLNPKFWHRELGGVLMLAVLGTGISFSNTCAVFAALFNRGTQFRRTPKFNVRDRKDRWQDKRYRLALDWVTLGELALCGYSALALDTALKVGAYGALPFLLLYFFGYGYVAGLTLWQAWQQQMRPVLEPSRL, from the coding sequence ATGCCTGACTGGCTAACGCTTCTATTGTTGGTGGTCAACAGCTTGACTGCAGGTTGGCTGTTTTTGTACGGCATCAACGCCTACTGGCTGACCGCCCATCGCCAGAATCCGCGCCCCATCCCGCCTATGCCTACATCTTGGCCCCTGGTCACGATCCAACTACCCATTTATAACGAGCTGTACGTCGCCCATCGCCTCTTGGATGCGGTCTGTTGCCTGGACTATCCCCGAGAACTGCTGCACATTCAAGTCCTGGACGACTCTACCGACGAGACGCAGGTGTTGCTCCAAGCTCAGGTGGCCCGCTATCAAAGACAGGGTCTCTCCGTCGTCTACTTGCATCGAGCAGACCGCGCGGGTTTTAAGGCAGGGGCACTCCGGGCGGCTGAGGAAGCGGTGCGGGGGGACTTTGTGGCTGTTTTTGATGCGGATTTCACCCCGACCCCGGACTGGCTCAAGCACACGCTCCCCTACTTTGCAGATGCTGGCGTGGGGGTGGTTCAGACTCGTTGGGGACACCTCAACCGCAGCTATTCCCTGCTCACCCGGCTACAGGCGTTGGGCATCGACGGTCATTTCACCGTGGAGCAGCAGGCGCGTGACCGGGAGGGCTACTGGCTCAATTTCAACGGTACGGCGGGAATTTGGCGGATGGCGGCCATCCGAGCAGCTGGCGGCTGGCAGGCGGACACCCTCGCGGAGGACATGGACCTCAGCTATCGCGCGCAACTGGCGGGCTGGCGCTTGGTCTATGTACAGGACATCGTAGCCCCGGCAGAACTCCCCGTCGCCATCTCCGCCTACAAGCTCCAACAGTTTCGCTGGGCCAAAGGCTCGATCCAATGCGCCAAAAAATTGCTTGGGCGGGTCTTCGCTGAATCTGCCCCGACCGGTCGCAAGTTTCAAGCCCTCTTACACCTAACGGGCTATAGTGCCCATCCCCTGATGGTCCTGATTTTGCTGTTACTCTTGCCCTTACTATCGGTGCCTTGGGTGCCGAAGCACCCCTTGAGTATGGTCTGGGGGACGCTGATGGTCCCGGCGACGTTTGGCCCGCCGCTGTTGTATCTCACGGCCCAACGCGACCTAAATCCCAAATTCTGGCACCGGGAGTTGGGGGGGGTACTCATGTTGGCGGTCTTAGGCACGGGGATATCTTTCTCGAATACCTGTGCTGTTTTTGCGGCGCTTTTCAACCGGGGCACGCAGTTTCGCCGCACGCCCAAATTCAATGTCCGTGACCGCAAAGACCGCTGGCAGGACAAGCGCTACCGCCTCGCGCTGGATTGGGTGACTTTGGGGGAATTGGCTCTCTGTGGCTACAGTGCTCTAGCGTTGGACACCGCGCTCAAGGTGGGTGCTTATGGGGCGTTGCCGTTTCTCCTGCTCTACTTTTTTGGCTATGGCTATGTGGCGGGGCTCACGCTTTGGCAGGCGTGGCAGCAGCAGATGAGGCCGGTATTGGAGCCGTCGCGGTTGTAG
- a CDS encoding (2Fe-2S) ferredoxin domain-containing protein, whose product MLTFVTICQNRTCLKDGSPQVLEAFTQALDGISEVALTASGCLGQCGSGPTVIVQSPNLPVIWYSGVWPEAAGVIVQRHIVGGRPVWELMSKTRHPHARREYGPPEIAMVERVLSFLHKNRTIR is encoded by the coding sequence ATGCTCACTTTCGTCACTATCTGCCAGAACCGGACCTGCCTAAAGGATGGTAGTCCCCAGGTGCTCGAAGCCTTCACTCAGGCACTTGACGGGATCTCTGAGGTCGCCTTGACAGCCTCAGGATGCTTGGGGCAGTGTGGGAGTGGGCCGACGGTCATTGTACAGAGCCCGAATCTGCCAGTCATCTGGTACAGTGGCGTCTGGCCGGAGGCTGCCGGGGTCATTGTTCAGCGTCATATCGTGGGGGGAAGACCTGTTTGGGAACTGATGTCCAAGACCAGGCATCCCCATGCCCGCCGCGAGTATGGTCCTCCCGAAATAGCTATGGTGGAGCGGGTACTGAGTTTTCTGCACAAGAACCGGACAATTCGGTAA
- the groES gene encoding co-chaperone GroES: MSAVSLTVTTLKPLGDRVLLKVLKAEERTTGGIFLPETAKEKPQTGEIVAIGPGKVGEDGTRQPLEVNVGDQVLYSKYSGTDLKLNNEEYVLLAEKDILAVLA; encoded by the coding sequence ATGTCTGCAGTTTCTCTTACGGTAACCACCCTGAAGCCCCTTGGGGACCGGGTTTTGCTCAAGGTCCTCAAAGCTGAGGAGCGCACCACCGGCGGTATTTTCCTGCCTGAAACCGCCAAGGAAAAACCCCAGACCGGCGAGATTGTCGCCATTGGTCCGGGCAAAGTCGGTGAGGACGGCACCCGTCAGCCCCTCGAAGTGAACGTGGGGGACCAAGTCCTGTATTCCAAGTACAGCGGCACGGACCTCAAGCTCAACAACGAGGAGTACGTGCTCCTCGCAGAAAAAGACATTCTCGCCGTATTGGCCTAG
- the groL gene encoding chaperonin GroEL (60 kDa chaperone family; promotes refolding of misfolded polypeptides especially under stressful conditions; forms two stacked rings of heptamers to form a barrel-shaped 14mer; ends can be capped by GroES; misfolded proteins enter the barrel where they are refolded when GroES binds): MAKQIVFDEAARRALERGIDAVANAVKVTLGPRGRNVVLEKKFGAPQIVNDGVTIAKEIELENKLENAGAQLVREVASKTNDVAGDGTTTATVLAQAMVKEGLKNVAAGSNPMLLKRGIERAVTFLVDELRKAALPVQTSRTISEVAAVSAGNDEEIGTMIAQAMDKVGREGVITVEESKSLTTELEITEGMQFDRGYVSPYLVTDQERMEAVLEEPYILITDKKISIITDLVPVLEKVARAGRPLMIIAEDLEKEALATLVVNKLRGVLNVCAAKAPGFGDRRKAMLEDLAILTGGQVISEDIGFKLENTTLEQLGKARKLTVTKDNTTIVAEGNDEAVKARCLQIRQQLEETESEYDKEKLQERLAKLSGGVAVIKVGAATETELKDRKLRIEDAVNATKAAIEEGIVPGGGAALVHLAGGLEGFAANLTGEAALAARIVQRALEAPARQIAINSGLEGSVIIEKIKSHTDINYGYNALTNEYEDLVAAGVIDPVKVTRSALQNAASIAAMVLTTEALVVDKPEEDKAKASAGAGGGMPDFD; encoded by the coding sequence ATGGCTAAGCAAATTGTGTTTGATGAAGCGGCCCGTCGCGCCCTAGAACGGGGTATTGATGCAGTCGCCAACGCGGTCAAAGTCACCCTTGGTCCTCGGGGTCGTAACGTAGTGCTGGAGAAGAAATTCGGCGCTCCGCAAATCGTCAATGACGGCGTGACCATCGCCAAAGAGATCGAATTGGAGAACAAGCTAGAGAACGCAGGTGCCCAACTGGTCCGTGAAGTGGCCTCCAAGACCAACGATGTCGCTGGCGACGGTACCACCACCGCTACGGTTCTCGCTCAGGCAATGGTGAAAGAGGGCCTCAAAAATGTGGCTGCTGGTTCTAATCCGATGCTGCTCAAGCGTGGTATCGAGCGGGCGGTGACCTTCCTCGTGGACGAGTTGAGAAAGGCTGCCCTGCCGGTACAGACCTCCAGAACCATCTCCGAAGTCGCTGCAGTCTCCGCTGGAAACGACGAAGAAATCGGTACGATGATCGCTCAGGCCATGGACAAAGTGGGCCGCGAAGGGGTCATCACCGTCGAGGAGTCCAAGTCCCTGACCACCGAACTGGAAATCACCGAAGGGATGCAGTTCGACCGGGGCTACGTCTCGCCCTATTTGGTGACTGACCAAGAGCGCATGGAAGCGGTTCTCGAAGAGCCCTACATCCTCATCACCGACAAGAAAATCTCGATTATTACCGACCTCGTGCCTGTGCTGGAGAAAGTCGCCCGCGCCGGTCGGCCTCTGATGATCATCGCAGAAGACCTGGAGAAAGAAGCCCTCGCCACCTTGGTAGTCAACAAACTACGCGGCGTGCTCAATGTCTGTGCCGCTAAGGCTCCCGGCTTTGGGGACCGCCGTAAAGCCATGCTCGAAGACCTCGCCATCCTGACCGGGGGGCAAGTGATCTCCGAAGATATCGGCTTCAAGCTGGAAAACACCACCCTCGAACAGCTCGGGAAGGCTCGCAAGCTCACCGTGACCAAAGACAACACCACAATTGTGGCTGAGGGTAACGATGAAGCAGTGAAGGCTCGTTGCCTTCAGATCCGGCAGCAACTTGAAGAGACCGAGTCCGAATACGACAAGGAGAAACTCCAAGAGCGTCTAGCTAAGCTCTCGGGCGGTGTGGCTGTGATCAAAGTCGGGGCTGCGACCGAGACCGAACTGAAGGACCGCAAACTGCGTATCGAAGACGCAGTGAACGCGACCAAAGCAGCTATCGAAGAAGGGATTGTCCCCGGTGGCGGGGCGGCATTGGTACATCTGGCTGGTGGACTGGAAGGCTTCGCGGCTAACCTGACCGGGGAAGCGGCTTTGGCGGCGCGGATCGTGCAGCGTGCTCTGGAGGCTCCGGCCCGTCAGATCGCCATCAACTCTGGTCTCGAAGGCTCAGTCATCATCGAAAAGATCAAGTCCCATACCGATATCAACTACGGCTACAACGCCCTGACCAACGAGTACGAAGACTTGGTGGCTGCGGGTGTCATCGACCCGGTGAAGGTGACCCGTTCTGCCCTCCAAAATGCGGCCTCGATTGCGGCGATGGTCCTGACCACCGAGGCTTTGGTGGTGGATAAGCCGGAGGAAGATAAGGCTAAAGCCAGTGCTGGCGCTGGTGGCGGGATGCCCGACTTCGACTAA
- a CDS encoding hydroxysqualene dehydroxylase: protein MVQVVVVGAGWAGLGAAYHLARQGYDVTLLEAGPYPGGLVAGWRTAGGRSVEAGIHGFWYPYCNIFALLRELELEPFTPWTRSAQYSLQGLEVESPIFQDLPRLPTPLGTFLYTQFKRLPLVDRLSALPLLYALIDFDNSDAAWRRYDPMTARELFKQFGVSQRLYQDAFEPMLLVGLFAPGEQCSAAAALGMLYFFILAHQADFDVVWCRGTVGEKIFKPWGERIAHVGGRVVTGCRVNDLRVDEAGQVTGVVAGEQVYPADAVIFAVGVSGMQKIVQGSPSLRERLRGVMNLGAVDVLATRLWFDRKIAIPRASNACFGFEATTGWTFFDLNALHDEYREEAGTVVEADFYHANQWLPLDDAQILPLVQHYLATCVPAFGEARLIDSSVIRLPRAVTHFAPGSYQHLLSGTTSFANVFMAGDWIVNRHGSWSQEKAYVTGLEAANRVIDRLGLGQQAAILPVEVDEPHIQLARTIHQTTRSLGQALFPHFWLP, encoded by the coding sequence ATGGTACAGGTTGTGGTCGTTGGGGCGGGTTGGGCTGGGTTGGGGGCAGCTTATCACTTAGCCCGCCAGGGTTATGATGTGACGCTCCTAGAGGCTGGTCCCTATCCCGGCGGGCTGGTTGCGGGTTGGCGGACCGCAGGGGGGCGCTCGGTGGAGGCGGGGATTCACGGTTTTTGGTATCCCTATTGCAATATTTTTGCGCTGCTCCGGGAATTGGAGCTGGAGCCTTTTACCCCTTGGACCCGTTCGGCGCAGTACTCTTTGCAGGGGCTGGAGGTCGAGTCGCCCATTTTTCAGGATTTGCCCCGCTTGCCGACGCCTTTGGGGACGTTTCTGTATACCCAATTTAAGCGACTGCCTTTGGTGGACCGGCTCTCGGCGCTGCCTTTGCTCTATGCGCTGATTGATTTCGACAATTCTGATGCGGCTTGGCGGCGCTATGACCCGATGACGGCGCGAGAACTGTTTAAACAGTTTGGGGTCTCGCAACGGCTTTATCAGGATGCCTTTGAGCCGATGTTATTGGTAGGGCTTTTTGCGCCGGGAGAGCAGTGTTCCGCAGCGGCGGCGTTGGGGATGCTCTACTTTTTTATCCTGGCTCATCAGGCAGACTTTGACGTGGTTTGGTGCCGGGGGACGGTGGGGGAGAAAATCTTCAAGCCCTGGGGTGAGCGCATAGCGCACGTGGGGGGGCGCGTGGTCACCGGATGCCGGGTCAACGACCTGCGGGTGGACGAAGCGGGTCAGGTGACGGGGGTGGTCGCCGGGGAGCAGGTCTATCCTGCCGATGCGGTGATTTTTGCTGTGGGGGTGAGCGGGATGCAAAAAATAGTTCAGGGAAGTCCCAGCCTCCGGGAGCGGTTGCGGGGGGTGATGAATCTAGGGGCGGTGGATGTCCTTGCCACACGCCTCTGGTTTGACCGCAAAATTGCTATCCCCCGCGCTTCCAATGCCTGCTTTGGCTTTGAGGCGACCACTGGGTGGACCTTTTTTGACTTGAACGCCCTCCATGACGAATATCGGGAGGAAGCGGGCACGGTGGTCGAGGCGGATTTTTATCACGCCAATCAATGGCTGCCCTTAGACGACGCGCAGATTCTGCCTTTGGTCCAGCATTACCTCGCCACCTGCGTTCCAGCCTTTGGGGAGGCGCGCCTTATCGATAGCAGTGTGATCCGTCTACCGCGAGCGGTGACCCATTTTGCACCCGGAAGCTACCAGCATCTGTTATCAGGAACAACCAGTTTTGCCAATGTCTTCATGGCAGGGGACTGGATCGTGAACCGACATGGTTCTTGGTCCCAGGAAAAAGCCTATGTCACGGGTCTGGAGGCAGCCAACCGAGTCATCGACCGCTTGGGGCTTGGTCAGCAAGCGGCTATTTTACCCGTCGAGGTAGACGAACCCCATATTCAGCTTGCCCGCACTATCCATCAGACCACCCGCTCGCTGGGTCAGGCGCTATTTCCCCATTTCTGGCTACCCTAG